One stretch of Streptomyces sp. R21 DNA includes these proteins:
- a CDS encoding TerD family protein, which yields MAREFQRGHKAKISDLTAGTDLYVGVQITGPGLTFDISCFGLDADERLSDDRYFVFFNQPKTPEESVQLLGTQSGDTESFRVTLDRIPPQIQKLSFTATIDGAGQMSQIAPGYLRIVAGGEEVARYSFSGAEFSTERAVMLGDFYLKDVWRFAAVGQGFDGGLDALLKNFGGEVAEEEPAAQPQAAATPSFAPPAQATAPPAFGAPAQAPAPAPRGFAPPPGATPPPAPAPAPAPSVHAAPTIIAPLTGPGAGTVHPPAPAPAPYGQPVGQPGPPPGYGQPPAQSAPPGYGQQAPSAPPGYGQQAPSAPPGYGQQPQYGQVPGQMPGQAGAPAPYGAPQGVPQGGAGVTAALQAFKETPTGQRWTQQNKKLIRVDLGIGGQPALARQGSMVLYQGKVEFSYKGAGFAGRLVGNATGQEMQLMRCTGQGQVFLAENSTHLHPIELQGDAICVSAENVLAFDESLQYEVRRIEGHGIPGGALFTMQFQGTGTVVVKTHGAPVVLPVTPTTFADCQAVVAWSAASQVIVSSQVRMRRNAYPGDTGESVNLQFRGAPGNFIVVQPYEI from the coding sequence CAGTTGCTTCGGTCTGGACGCCGACGAACGGCTCTCGGACGACCGCTACTTCGTCTTCTTCAACCAGCCGAAGACCCCCGAGGAGTCCGTTCAGCTCCTCGGCACGCAGTCCGGCGACACGGAGTCCTTCCGGGTCACGCTCGACCGGATCCCGCCGCAGATCCAGAAGCTGTCGTTCACGGCGACGATCGACGGTGCCGGACAGATGTCGCAGATCGCCCCGGGATACCTCCGGATCGTCGCGGGCGGCGAGGAAGTGGCCCGCTACTCGTTCAGCGGCGCGGAGTTCTCCACAGAACGTGCCGTGATGCTGGGCGACTTCTACCTGAAGGACGTCTGGCGGTTCGCCGCCGTGGGACAGGGCTTTGACGGCGGACTCGACGCGCTGCTGAAGAACTTCGGCGGCGAGGTCGCCGAGGAGGAGCCCGCCGCGCAGCCGCAGGCCGCTGCCACCCCGTCCTTCGCCCCGCCGGCCCAGGCCACCGCGCCGCCCGCGTTCGGCGCGCCCGCCCAGGCTCCGGCACCCGCCCCGCGGGGCTTCGCACCGCCGCCGGGAGCGACTCCGCCCCCCGCCCCGGCTCCGGCGCCCGCTCCCTCGGTGCACGCCGCGCCGACCATCATCGCGCCCCTGACCGGGCCTGGCGCCGGCACCGTGCACCCGCCTGCTCCCGCCCCCGCGCCGTACGGGCAGCCTGTCGGGCAGCCCGGACCGCCGCCCGGATACGGACAGCCGCCCGCCCAGAGCGCGCCTCCCGGCTACGGGCAGCAGGCGCCGAGTGCGCCCCCCGGCTATGGCCAGCAGGCCCCGAGTGCGCCTCCCGGCTACGGTCAGCAGCCGCAGTACGGACAGGTCCCGGGGCAGATGCCCGGCCAGGCCGGCGCCCCCGCCCCGTACGGAGCCCCCCAGGGCGTCCCGCAGGGCGGCGCCGGTGTCACCGCGGCGTTGCAGGCCTTCAAGGAGACGCCCACCGGGCAGCGGTGGACGCAGCAGAACAAGAAGCTGATCCGCGTCGACCTCGGCATCGGAGGTCAGCCCGCGCTGGCCCGCCAGGGCAGCATGGTGCTCTACCAGGGCAAGGTCGAGTTCAGCTACAAGGGCGCCGGGTTCGCCGGCCGGCTCGTGGGCAACGCGACCGGCCAGGAGATGCAGCTCATGCGCTGTACGGGCCAGGGCCAGGTGTTCCTCGCCGAGAACTCCACGCATCTGCACCCCATCGAGCTCCAGGGCGACGCGATCTGCGTCTCCGCCGAGAACGTCCTCGCCTTCGACGAGTCGCTCCAGTACGAGGTGCGCCGCATCGAAGGGCACGGCATTCCCGGGGGCGCGCTGTTCACGATGCAGTTCCAGGGCACCGGCACGGTCGTGGTGAAGACGCACGGCGCTCCCGTGGTGCTGCCCGTCACGCCGACGACGTTCGCCGACTGCCAGGCCGTCGTCGCCTGGTCCGCGGCCTCCCAGGTGATCGTCTCCAGCCAGGTGCGGATGCGGCGCAACGCCTACCCCGGTGACACCGGAGAGAGCGTGAACCTCCAGTTCCGCGGCGCGCCCGGCAATTTCATCGTCGTCCAGCCGTACGAGATCTGA
- a CDS encoding AIM24 family protein: MNQPLAGFAPAPVTARMENHGNHMLKVAMQTGNDLLARVGSMVAYEGFVQYEPNPPAVRQIARDWITGEGAPLMKASGDGLLYLADYGANVVVINLNGDAISVNATNLLAFDAHLQWGVERVKGLAKFAGQGLWNTKISGQGWVALTSRGKPIVVDCGGGEDETYVDPDALVAWSPNLKVKGKRSFKAQSLIGRGSGEAYQMAFSGQGIVVVQPSEDSTDRLRVRG; encoded by the coding sequence ATGAACCAGCCGCTCGCGGGCTTCGCCCCGGCACCCGTCACCGCCCGCATGGAGAACCACGGCAACCACATGCTGAAGGTCGCCATGCAGACCGGAAACGACCTCCTCGCGCGCGTGGGCTCGATGGTCGCCTACGAAGGGTTCGTCCAGTACGAGCCCAACCCGCCCGCCGTACGCCAGATCGCGCGGGACTGGATCACCGGTGAGGGAGCGCCTCTTATGAAGGCGTCCGGCGACGGTCTGCTCTATCTCGCCGACTACGGCGCGAACGTCGTCGTGATCAACCTCAACGGGGACGCGATCTCCGTCAACGCCACCAACCTGCTCGCCTTCGACGCGCACCTCCAGTGGGGCGTCGAGCGGGTCAAGGGACTCGCCAAGTTCGCCGGACAGGGCCTGTGGAACACCAAGATCTCCGGCCAGGGGTGGGTCGCGCTGACCTCCCGCGGCAAGCCGATCGTGGTCGACTGCGGCGGCGGTGAGGACGAGACGTATGTCGACCCGGACGCGCTCGTCGCCTGGTCGCCGAACCTCAAGGTCAAGGGCAAGCGCAGCTTCAAGGCGCAGTCACTGATCGGCCGCGGCAGCGGCGAGGCGTATCAGATGGCGTTCTCCGGGCAGGGCATCGTCGTCGTCCAGCCCAGCGAGGACAGCACCGACCGCCTCCGAGTCCGGGGCTGA
- a CDS encoding AIM24 family protein, with protein MQSPLFGYNDLQTQERYSLQNSQMLRIVLEGHDDILARKGTMVAYQGLVEFDAEYQNNSQHRARAHTGEGLDLMRCHGQGTVYLANLAQHVHVVDVDQDGLTVDSSYVLAMDSGLHHEVIAVDSQYGISGSGKYQLNITGRGKVALMTSGMPLMMQVTPDKYVNCDADAIVAWSTSLRVQMQAQTHSSGVFRRRGNTGEGWELSFMGSGYALVQPSELLPPQNAVIGQGLRAQYGVGQQGAHAQNQGNVWS; from the coding sequence ATGCAGAGCCCGCTTTTCGGCTACAACGACCTCCAGACCCAGGAGCGCTACAGCCTGCAGAACTCGCAGATGCTGCGCATCGTCCTGGAGGGCCACGACGACATCCTCGCCCGCAAGGGCACGATGGTCGCGTACCAGGGTCTCGTCGAGTTCGACGCCGAGTACCAGAACAACAGCCAGCACCGCGCGCGTGCCCACACGGGTGAGGGCCTGGACCTCATGCGCTGCCACGGGCAGGGCACGGTCTACCTCGCCAACCTCGCCCAGCACGTGCACGTGGTCGACGTGGACCAGGACGGACTCACCGTCGACAGCAGCTATGTGCTGGCGATGGACTCCGGGCTGCACCACGAGGTCATCGCCGTGGACAGCCAGTACGGCATCTCCGGCTCCGGCAAGTACCAGCTCAACATCACGGGCCGCGGCAAGGTCGCGCTGATGACCTCCGGGATGCCGCTGATGATGCAGGTGACGCCCGACAAGTACGTCAACTGCGACGCCGACGCGATCGTCGCCTGGTCGACGAGTCTGCGGGTGCAGATGCAGGCCCAGACGCACTCCTCGGGCGTGTTCCGGCGCCGCGGCAACACCGGTGAGGGCTGGGAGCTCAGCTTCATGGGCAGCGGCTACGCGCTCGTCCAGCCCAGCGAGCTGCTGCCGCCGCAGAACGCCGTGATCGGCCAGGGCCTGCGCGCCCAGTACGGCGTGGGTCAGCAGGGCGCGCACGCGCAGAACCAGGGCAACGTCTGGAGCTGA
- a CDS encoding NUDIX hydrolase, which yields MSLHDDAVLVLKSYEDQEELRQTYLDHLAAHADGMWKACQDGHITASALVIDPEHGRVLLTLHKKLRMWLQMGGHCEPVDGTLEAAALREGTEESGIAGLALLPGGPVRLDRHHTPCAWHLDVQYAALAPAGAVEAISDESLDLRWFAYDEVADVADESVVRLVEATRARL from the coding sequence GTGAGCCTCCACGACGACGCGGTCCTCGTACTGAAGAGCTACGAGGACCAGGAGGAGCTGCGCCAGACCTACCTGGACCATCTGGCGGCGCATGCGGACGGAATGTGGAAGGCATGCCAGGACGGGCACATCACGGCGAGCGCCCTGGTGATCGACCCGGAGCACGGGCGCGTGCTGCTGACCCTCCACAAGAAGCTGCGCATGTGGCTCCAGATGGGCGGCCACTGCGAGCCGGTCGACGGGACGCTGGAGGCGGCGGCCCTGCGCGAGGGCACGGAGGAGTCGGGCATCGCCGGGCTGGCCCTGCTGCCCGGCGGTCCGGTGCGCCTGGACCGGCATCACACACCGTGCGCCTGGCACCTCGACGTGCAGTACGCGGCCCTCGCCCCGGCCGGGGCCGTGGAGGCGATCAGCGACGAGTCCCTGGACCTGCGCTGGTTCGCGTACGACGAGGTGGCGGACGTGGCCGACGAGTCGGTCGTACGGCTGGTGGAGGCCACGCGCGCACGACTGTGA
- a CDS encoding zinc-dependent metalloprotease, which yields MSDTPFGFGLPPEEPENGDEGKKKDQQGGGGQGPFGFGLPGAGGPGADNPLAAMFGSMNPNDLGAAFQQLGQMLSYEGGPVNWDMAKQIARQTVAQGTPDGTKDASVGPAERSAVEEAVRLADLWLDDATSLPSGAGSAVAWSRAEWVEATLPVWKELVDPVAERVGAAMGDVLPEEMQAMAGPLIGMMRSMGGAMFGTQIGQAVGVLAGEVVGSSDIGLPLGPAGKAALLPLNVESFGKDLSVPQEEVRLYLALREAAHQRLFAHVPWLRSHLFGAVEGYARGIKVDTAKLEDVVGQLDPSNPEQLQDALQQGMFQPEDTPEQKAALARLETALALVEGWVDAVVHAAAKPRLSSADALRETLRRRRATGGPAEQTFATLIGLELRPRRLRDASRLWASLTDARGVDGRDGLWAHPDMLPTASDLDDPDGFVHREQLDFSEIDKMLGEAAGGSGEKPNLTKDDTPKKDDKDDDKGDGSE from the coding sequence GTGAGTGACACCCCATTCGGATTCGGCCTTCCGCCGGAGGAGCCGGAGAACGGCGACGAGGGCAAGAAGAAGGACCAGCAGGGCGGTGGTGGTCAGGGACCGTTCGGCTTCGGGCTGCCCGGAGCCGGCGGCCCCGGAGCCGACAATCCGCTCGCAGCAATGTTCGGTTCCATGAACCCCAACGACCTGGGCGCCGCGTTCCAGCAGCTGGGCCAGATGCTCTCGTACGAGGGCGGCCCGGTGAACTGGGACATGGCCAAGCAGATCGCCCGCCAGACGGTCGCCCAGGGCACCCCTGACGGCACCAAGGACGCGAGCGTCGGCCCCGCCGAGCGTTCCGCGGTCGAGGAAGCCGTCCGCCTGGCCGACCTGTGGCTGGACGACGCGACGTCACTGCCGTCCGGTGCCGGTTCCGCCGTGGCCTGGAGCCGCGCGGAGTGGGTCGAGGCGACCCTGCCGGTGTGGAAGGAGCTCGTGGACCCGGTCGCCGAGCGTGTCGGCGCGGCCATGGGCGACGTCCTGCCGGAGGAGATGCAGGCCATGGCGGGCCCGCTGATCGGCATGATGCGCTCGATGGGCGGTGCCATGTTCGGCACGCAGATCGGGCAGGCCGTGGGCGTGCTCGCGGGCGAGGTCGTCGGCTCGTCCGACATCGGCCTGCCGCTCGGCCCGGCCGGCAAGGCGGCTCTGCTGCCGCTGAACGTCGAGTCGTTCGGCAAGGACCTGAGCGTCCCCCAGGAGGAGGTGCGGCTGTATCTCGCTCTGCGCGAGGCCGCCCACCAGCGTCTCTTCGCGCACGTGCCGTGGCTGCGCTCGCACCTGTTCGGTGCGGTCGAGGGCTACGCGCGCGGGATCAAGGTCGACACGGCCAAGCTGGAGGACGTGGTCGGCCAGCTCGACCCGTCCAACCCGGAGCAGTTGCAGGACGCCCTCCAGCAGGGCATGTTCCAGCCGGAGGACACGCCCGAGCAGAAAGCCGCCCTGGCCCGACTGGAGACGGCTCTCGCCCTCGTCGAGGGCTGGGTGGACGCGGTGGTGCACGCCGCCGCCAAGCCGCGTCTGTCGTCCGCGGACGCGCTGCGCGAGACGCTGCGCCGCCGGCGCGCCACGGGTGGTCCGGCCGAGCAGACGTTCGCCACGCTGATCGGCCTGGAGCTGCGCCCGCGCCGGCTGCGGGACGCCTCGCGGCTGTGGGCCTCGCTCACGGACGCGCGCGGTGTCGACGGCCGCGACGGTCTGTGGGCCCACCCGGACATGCTGCCCACCGCGTCCGACCTGGACGATCCGGACGGCTTCGTGCACCGCGAGCAGCTGGATTTCTCCGAGATCGACAAGATGCTCGGCGAGGCCGCGGGCGGCTCCGGCGAGAAGCCGAACCTGACGAAGGACGACACTCCGAAGAAGGACGACAAGGACGACGACAAGGGCGACGGCAGCGAGTGA
- a CDS encoding SDR family oxidoreductase produces MSSPDPQVRAARNLATSPAVRGPVVAVTGAASGVGALLTERLAASEDIKQVIAIDERRGECAGAQWHILDVRDPAIAEKLRGADVVVHLALDLDLETDAAARTAYNVRGTQTVLTAAAAAGVHRVVLCTSAMVYGALPDNELPLSEDAELRATAEATGVGDLLEIERLARRAPRAHPGLNVTVVRPGVLVGGTDTALTRYFESPRLLVVAGSRPAWQFCHVEDLTSALEYAVLEKVDGELAVGCDGWLEQEEVEELSGIRRMELPSAVALGAAARLHRIGLTPSPAGDLAYTMYPWVVSGSRLHDAGWRPQWTNEEVLAELLEEVAGRHTVAGRRLGRKDATAAGAAGATVALLGTAAVVRRVRKARRRI; encoded by the coding sequence GTGAGTTCCCCAGATCCACAGGTTCGCGCAGCGCGAAACCTCGCAACCAGCCCCGCCGTGCGCGGGCCCGTCGTCGCGGTCACCGGCGCCGCGTCCGGCGTGGGAGCGCTCCTCACCGAGCGGCTCGCCGCCAGTGAGGACATCAAGCAGGTCATCGCCATCGACGAGCGGCGCGGCGAGTGCGCGGGCGCCCAGTGGCACATCCTGGACGTCCGCGACCCGGCGATCGCCGAGAAACTCCGCGGGGCGGACGTCGTGGTGCACCTCGCGCTCGACCTCGATCTCGAGACCGACGCGGCCGCCCGGACGGCGTACAACGTCCGAGGGACGCAGACCGTGCTCACGGCCGCCGCCGCGGCCGGTGTCCACCGTGTCGTCCTGTGCACGTCCGCGATGGTCTACGGAGCGCTGCCGGACAACGAACTGCCCCTCTCCGAGGATGCCGAACTGCGGGCCACCGCCGAGGCCACGGGCGTGGGCGACCTCCTGGAGATCGAGCGGCTCGCCCGGCGGGCGCCGCGCGCCCACCCGGGGCTCAATGTCACCGTCGTACGGCCCGGCGTGCTCGTCGGCGGCACCGACACGGCTCTGACCAGGTACTTCGAGTCGCCCCGGCTGCTCGTGGTCGCCGGGTCGCGGCCCGCCTGGCAGTTCTGCCATGTCGAGGACCTGACCAGCGCCCTGGAGTACGCCGTCCTGGAGAAGGTCGACGGGGAACTCGCCGTCGGCTGCGACGGGTGGCTGGAGCAGGAGGAGGTCGAGGAGCTCAGCGGGATCCGCCGGATGGAGCTGCCGTCGGCGGTGGCCCTCGGGGCGGCCGCCCGGCTGCACCGGATCGGGCTCACCCCGTCCCCGGCCGGGGACCTCGCCTACACGATGTACCCCTGGGTGGTCAGCGGGAGCCGGCTCCATGACGCCGGGTGGCGTCCGCAGTGGACCAACGAGGAGGTCCTCGCGGAGCTGCTGGAGGAGGTCGCCGGGCGGCACACCGTGGCCGGGCGGCGGCTGGGGCGCAAGGACGCGACGGCGGCGGGGGCCGCGGGAGCGACGGTCGCGCTGCTCGGTACGGCCGCGGTGGTCCGCCGGGTACGGAAGGCCCGACGGCGGATCTGA
- a CDS encoding molybdenum cofactor biosynthesis protein MoaE: protein MAPINDHPGERAAQDPVRLLAIREEALSLDEVFRAVGDDAAGGTALFVGTVRNHDGGADVDALGYSCHPSAEAEMRRIAEKVCAEYPVRALAAVHRVGDLRVGDLAVVVAVSCPHRGEAFEACRKLIDDLKHEVPIWKHQRFSDGTEEWVGAC, encoded by the coding sequence ATGGCACCCATCAACGACCATCCCGGTGAGCGCGCGGCGCAGGACCCCGTCCGGCTGCTCGCGATTCGTGAGGAAGCGCTGTCCCTGGACGAGGTCTTCCGGGCCGTCGGGGACGACGCGGCCGGAGGGACGGCGCTGTTCGTCGGGACCGTGCGTAATCACGACGGCGGCGCCGACGTCGACGCGCTGGGGTATTCGTGCCACCCGAGCGCCGAGGCGGAGATGCGGCGGATCGCCGAGAAGGTGTGCGCCGAGTACCCGGTCAGGGCGCTCGCGGCCGTGCACCGGGTGGGGGACCTCCGTGTGGGCGACCTCGCCGTCGTCGTCGCCGTGTCGTGCCCGCACCGCGGCGAGGCCTTCGAGGCCTGCCGCAAGCTCATCGACGACCTCAAGCACGAGGTGCCGATCTGGAAGCACCAGAGGTTCTCCGACGGTACCGAGGAGTGGGTAGGCGCCTGCTGA
- a CDS encoding PDZ domain-containing protein — protein sequence MPRRTATMLASTLILIALLCAGVFIKVPYAEMSPGPTVNTLGEHGGEPVLQITGHKTYPTTGHLNMTTVRVTSADYKMNLVEAVYGWLAHDNKVVPHDTLYPDGKTEEQSTQENAEEFSQSQESAKVAALKELNIPVKSWVIVSTVVKDTPAEGRLHAGDVIKAVDGTKVKAPDDVAKLVTKHKPGQKVVFTIVPAKEQAAAEKENRTATGTQDVTITTAKSDDQGEARAIVGISAGTDHTFPFTIDIKLADVGGPSAGLMFALGIVDKLTPGNLTGGKFVAGTGTIDDAGTVGPIGGIEMKTVGAREKGAQYFLTPKENCAAAAKDTPGGLTLVKVHTIDDALSALKDISSGKTADLPKCTTKG from the coding sequence ATGCCACGCCGCACCGCGACGATGCTCGCCTCCACCCTGATCCTGATCGCACTCCTGTGCGCGGGAGTGTTCATCAAAGTGCCCTACGCGGAGATGTCACCGGGGCCGACGGTGAACACGCTGGGCGAGCATGGCGGCGAGCCGGTGCTTCAGATCACCGGCCACAAGACATATCCCACGACCGGTCATCTGAACATGACCACGGTCAGGGTCACCAGCGCCGACTACAAGATGAACCTCGTCGAGGCCGTGTACGGCTGGCTGGCGCACGACAACAAGGTGGTCCCGCACGACACGCTCTACCCCGACGGCAAGACGGAGGAGCAGTCGACGCAGGAGAACGCCGAGGAGTTCAGCCAGTCCCAGGAGAGCGCCAAGGTGGCGGCCCTGAAGGAGCTGAACATCCCCGTGAAGTCCTGGGTGATCGTCTCCACGGTCGTCAAGGACACGCCGGCCGAGGGCAGGCTGCACGCCGGGGACGTGATCAAGGCCGTCGACGGTACGAAGGTGAAGGCGCCCGACGACGTCGCGAAGCTGGTCACCAAGCACAAGCCCGGCCAGAAGGTCGTCTTCACGATCGTGCCCGCCAAGGAGCAGGCCGCCGCCGAGAAGGAGAACAGGACGGCGACCGGGACGCAGGACGTCACGATCACCACCGCCAAGTCCGACGACCAGGGCGAGGCCCGCGCCATCGTCGGCATCTCCGCCGGAACCGACCACACGTTCCCGTTCACCATCGACATCAAGCTCGCCGACGTCGGCGGCCCCAGCGCGGGCCTGATGTTCGCGCTCGGCATCGTCGACAAGCTGACCCCGGGCAACCTCACCGGCGGCAAGTTCGTGGCCGGCACCGGCACCATCGACGACGCGGGAACGGTCGGCCCGATCGGCGGCATCGAGATGAAGACCGTCGGTGCGCGCGAGAAGGGCGCCCAGTACTTCCTGACGCCCAAGGAGAACTGCGCGGCCGCCGCCAAGGACACCCCCGGCGGGCTCACGCTCGTCAAGGTGCACACCATCGACGACGCCCTGAGCGCCCTCAAGGACATCAGCAGCGGCAAGACCGCCGACCTGCCGAAGTGCACCACCAAGGGCTGA
- a CDS encoding PPA1309 family protein, translating into MSNTPMAASPLTRAVLEIDEYASTLGWDQPARLFALVDTARLRAQEPGLAAQLGLQDEPETTGLTPVEQDEIPANTPLDKFLGTIAWPDAVVGCALTVERLMLPPSAETAIPEGLSEKQLTKWVAAHPDRQEVRMTVGVLRDGARDSAVRLREKDTPTEVLTGSGLVPGLAEALSATFAD; encoded by the coding sequence ATGTCCAACACTCCCATGGCAGCGAGCCCGCTCACCCGGGCCGTACTCGAGATCGACGAGTACGCCTCCACCCTCGGCTGGGACCAGCCCGCTCGCCTTTTCGCCCTCGTAGACACCGCGCGACTGCGGGCCCAGGAACCCGGCCTCGCGGCCCAGCTCGGCCTGCAGGACGAGCCGGAGACCACCGGTCTCACCCCCGTCGAGCAGGACGAGATTCCTGCGAACACGCCGCTGGACAAGTTCCTCGGCACCATCGCCTGGCCGGACGCCGTGGTCGGCTGCGCGCTCACCGTGGAGCGGCTGATGCTGCCGCCGTCCGCCGAGACCGCGATCCCCGAGGGCCTCAGTGAGAAACAGCTCACGAAGTGGGTCGCGGCCCACCCGGACCGTCAGGAGGTGCGCATGACGGTCGGTGTGCTGCGCGACGGGGCCCGCGACTCCGCGGTCAGGCTGCGCGAGAAGGACACCCCGACGGAGGTGCTCACCGGCTCGGGCCTGGTGCCGGGCCTCGCCGAGGCACTGTCGGCGACGTTCGCCGACTGA